One Verrucomicrobiota bacterium DNA segment encodes these proteins:
- a CDS encoding bifunctional riboflavin kinase/FAD synthetase: MLVASQPMELRGIGKPICAAIGVFDGVHLGHQQVIQRMILDARAHAAQTVVITFDRHPQSVVHPQSAPQLIYTLAHKLKTLASLGADATLLYHFDLEFSRQPAEEFVGRLVHECGTLRSLSVGTNFFFGHQRRGNLALLQELGARHGFNVNGLEPINNHGLVLSSTRIRQHIQTGQLADASQMLGRPYSVFSKVQMGDQLGRKLGFPTANLDILDLLLPPLGVYTAHVLWQNKTYPAVLNLGNRPTLASPTPLPRLEVHLLDFTGDLYGQELEVIFGQKIREESKFASLAALQTQITCDVARAREILLK, from the coding sequence ATGCTCGTGGCGTCACAACCAATGGAGTTGCGTGGGATTGGCAAACCAATCTGCGCGGCCATCGGCGTTTTTGACGGGGTTCACCTTGGTCACCAGCAAGTCATTCAGCGCATGATTCTGGACGCCCGTGCGCACGCCGCCCAAACCGTGGTCATCACGTTTGACCGGCATCCCCAAAGCGTGGTCCACCCCCAAAGCGCCCCCCAACTCATCTATACGCTGGCCCACAAACTCAAGACCCTCGCCAGCCTGGGTGCCGATGCCACCTTGCTCTACCATTTCGACTTGGAATTCTCGCGGCAACCCGCCGAGGAATTTGTAGGGCGGCTCGTCCATGAATGCGGCACCTTGCGCAGTTTAAGCGTGGGCACCAACTTTTTCTTTGGTCATCAACGCCGCGGCAACCTCGCACTCTTGCAGGAACTCGGCGCCCGGCATGGCTTCAACGTCAACGGATTGGAACCGATCAACAACCACGGCCTGGTCCTCAGCAGCACCCGGATTCGCCAGCACATCCAAACCGGGCAACTCGCCGACGCCAGCCAGATGCTGGGCCGACCTTACTCCGTCTTCAGCAAAGTTCAGATGGGCGATCAATTGGGACGCAAACTTGGTTTCCCCACCGCCAATTTAGACATCCTCGACCTGTTGCTCCCCCCCTTGGGAGTCTATACGGCGCACGTGTTGTGGCAGAATAAGACCTATCCCGCCGTATTGAATCTCGGCAACCGTCCAACCCTGGCCTCGCCGACTCCCCTGCCCCGTCTCGAAGTCCACCTGCTCGATTTTACCGGTGATCTTTACGGTCAGGAACTGGAAGTCATCTTCGGCCAAAAAATTCGCGAGGAATCTAAATTCGCCAGCCTTGCGGCATTACAAACGCAGATCACCTGCGATGTTGCCCGGGCCCGGGAAATATTGCTCAAGTAG